A single region of the Ctenopharyngodon idella isolate HZGC_01 chromosome 21, HZGC01, whole genome shotgun sequence genome encodes:
- the mamdc4 gene encoding apical endosomal glycoprotein — protein MAACHWILLVCLMLNVCQRAVALEREDCSVSTENKCDFVCDCKDCSDEQDCGYRGREFVCDFEHEGKCGWTDKSIEAGYVWQRQQRGNTLPDSGPSSDYTTGTSTGWFMAVTAVTSDSPRTAVLVSPTIKHSSPTCRLRLRYFIWDSGYTGLGDTPLWGSVWQTDGEEAVVWRPESSSVRSWREATIYLGHIPGAFHIKLHSRRSEGKQGDVSIDQMEFLDCALPVPPESGTCSPGFVKCKREGCVEDYKVCDGTDDCGDGTDEENCEQNMSCSFEDGLCGWDIRTLSSLKWTRTNQMNISLSEPLKGPGRDHSTNTMKGHFLYVTKPDILKNDWTSFQSPCLAPTNDTHPCRMIMYTHQFGRVSGGLSVLVAGTQIYPVWERGGALGDLWVKAEVEFVVNTTFQILFVAAIRDYAYGGIAIDDIVLSPECVLSNESMPIPGFPKPPAGPCIEDSLKICDFHEDCPAGEDEAQCGDFSYEMGSSGWTDTSIGSQAWELKVEYNDTIIQEKFLFVTGAPGQQLSEAQTRTPLLGPSGPACTLQFSYSLSGSNPHIGDLAVYVVDSVLGTHPVLWEFAGRTSETAGIWLKEEVYVGARDNRFQLEFRARAEELSPSNQIAVKDVHFVHCSPMFIPSGDVSCNFEVNLCGWYQDQTDNYDWRLHSGMDHTVHVGRSLVVDMWDTSLRGLSGRLLSVRQQSNTEYCLSFFFKLYGPNTGALSVKLLFADGSEELLWMRSGAHGNVWHEGHCPVPPQLSAFQLVFEAIRSGFDGQLALDDVAFVTRPCTLPSMCSFESQTCGYTSSGRARWIHQNWALNKNGPETDHSLETEKGFYMLANSSVDVLPKGSVTTLTSPVRRGLTHTECVQFWYHTGGDNPGTLNVYVKPSDGDRIQLFSSSVRQGHAWRHGQGNVSSHGDWQLQFEVKGEGGIFSFIAIDDITYSTHSCPTTDSVCDFEKGLCSWSNTQNPSVDWLDWDLTSAQAEMFYSTPPYDHTLHTEEGHFLVLPNSQRDTATQNAWLLSPHLAPTKGTCLSFWVYQPTIYDSKLTVWRLSEKSRQELLTLHEGGGNWDYFSVNITSETEYQIVLEGFKGEKGVLALDDIRYTIGVNCAGQMTDKTPSSSNNTGTIVASVVFVILLLLILAALLVFYLRTKQKANASIRASSVHHISCASFSNELYDSGDTERLEEVHKNTGP, from the exons ATGGCTGCCTGTCACTGGATTCTCCTTGTGTGTCTCATGCTGAATGTCTGTCAGAGGG CTGTCGCACTGGAGAGAGAGGACTGCAGCGTCTCCACAGAAAacaaatgtgattttgtttGTGACTGTAAAGACTGTAGTGATGAGCAAGACTGCG GTTATCGAGGACGGGAGTTTGTGTGTGATTTTGAGCACGAGGGGAAGTGTGGATGGACTGACAAGTCAATTGAAGCTGGGTACGTGTGGCAGAGACAGCAGAGAGGGAACACGCTCCCTGACAGTGGGCCGTCCTCCGACTACACCACTGGCACTTCCACAG GCTGGTTCATGGCAGTGACAGCTGTGACTTCAGATTCTCCCAGGACTGCTGTGCTTGTGTCCCCTACAATAAAACATTCATCTCCTACTTGTCGCCTTCGGCTCAGATACTTCATCTGGGACTCAG gttACACAGGGCTGGGTGACACACCTCTGTGGGGGTCAGTGTGGCAAACTGACGGCGAGGAAGCTGTGGTTTGGAGGCCAGAGAGCTCCAGTGTCCGAAGCTGGAGGGAAGCCACCATCTATCTGGGCCATATCCCGGGCGCTTTCCATATAAAGCTTCATTCCAGACGCAGTGAAGGGAAGCAGGGAGATGTGTCAATCGATCAGATGGAATTTCTAGATTGTGCCCTGCCAG TTCCCCCTGAAAGTGGAACATGCAGTCCTGGTTTTGTGAAGTGTAAGCGGGAGGGATGTGTGGAGGACTATAAAGTGTGTGACGGCACGGATGACTGTGGTGATGGAACGGATGAAGAGAACTGTG AGCAGAACATGAGCTGTAGCTTTGAGGATGGTCTTTGTGGATGGGACATAAGGACGTTATCATCCCTGAAATGGACAAGGACCAATCAGATGAATATATCACTTTCTGAGCCTCTTAAAGGACCTGGTAGAGACCACTCAACTAATACGATGAAAG GACATTTCTTGTATGTAACCAAGCCGGACATCCTGAAGAATGACTGGACGTCTTTTCAAAGCCCTTGCCTTGCACCAACCAATGACACACATCCTTGTCGG ATGATAATGTACACACATCAGTTTGGCCGAGTATCAGGCGGACTGTCAGTGTTGGTGGCCGGAACGCAGATTTATCCTGTGTGGGAACGTGGAGGTGCTCTCGGGGACTTGTGGGTAAAGGCTGAGGTGGAGTTTGTCGTCAATACCACGTTCCAG ATACTATTTGTTGCTGCCATTCGAGACTATGCTTATGGAGGGATCGCTATTGATGATATTGTGTTGTCCCCTGAGTGCGTCTTATCCAATG AATCAATGCCCATTCCAGGATTTCCAAAGCCTCCCGCTGGCCCTTgcatagaggacagtctgaaaatctgtgacTTTCATGAGGACTGTCCTGCTGGAGAAGATGAAGCTCAGTGTG GGGACTTCTCATATGAGATGGGAAGCTCTGGCTGGACAGACACCAGTATAGGGAGCCAGGCCTGGGAGCTAAAAGTGGAGTATAATGATACCATCATCCAAG AGAAGTTTCTGTTTGTGACTGGTGCTCCCGGGCAGCAGTTAAGTGAAGCCCAAACTCGTACACCTCTCTTGGGTCCATCAGGTCCAGCGTGCACCCTTCAGTTCTCCTACAGTCTCAGTGGCAGTAACCCACACATTG GTGATCTGGCAGTGTATGTTGTAGACAGTGTGTTAGGGACTCATCCTGTGCTGTGGGAGTTTGCTGGAAGGACCAGTGAGACAGCAGGGATTTGGCTAAAGGAGGAAGTCTATGTTGGAGCAAGAGATAATCGCTTTCAG TTAGAGTTCAGGGCCCGTGCTGAAGAGCTCTCCCCAAGTAACCAGATTGCAGTGAAGGATGTGCACTTTGTTCACTGTTCTCCTATGTTTATCCCCTCTGGTG ATGTATCATGTAATTTTGAGGTAAATTTGTGCGGGTGGTACCAGGACCAAACAGATAATTATGACTGGAGGCTTCATAGTGGAATGGACCACACTGTCCATGTTG gtAGGAGTCTGGTGGTGGATATGTGGGACACTTCACTGCGAGGTCTTTCTGGACGCCTCCTCTCAGTCAGACAGCAAAGTAACACAGAGTACTGTCTGTCCTTCTTCTTCAAACTCTATGGGCCAAACACAG GCGCTCTCAGTGTAAAGCTGCTATTTGCTGATGGCTCAGAAGAGCTGTTGTGGATGCGCAGTGGTGCCCATGGTAACGTCTGGCATGAGGGCCATTGCCCTGTGCCTCCTCAGCTCTCTGCTTTCCAG CTGGTGTTTGAGGCAATCCGCTCTGGTTTTGATGGTCAGTTGGCTTTAGATGATGTGGCATTTGTGACTAGACCATGTACTTTGCCCTCTATGTGCTCATTTGAGAGTCAGACTTGTGGCTATACCAGTTCTGGAAGAGCCAGGTGGATACACCAGAACTGGGCATTGAACAAAAATGGACCCGAGACCGACCACAGTCTGGAAACAGAAAAAG GTTTCTACATGCTGGCCAACAGCAGTGTGGATGTCCTTCCCAAGGGTAGTGTGACCACCTTGACCTCCCCTGTGCGCAGAGGTTTGACTCACACAGAATGTGTACAGTTCTGGTACCACACAGGAGGAGACAATCCAG GCACGCTTAATGTTTATGTGAAGCCATCTGATGGAGACAGGATACAGTTATTCTCCAGCAGTGTGAGGCAGGGACATGCCTGGCGACATGGCCAAGGGAACGTCAGCTCGCATGGGGACTGGCAG TTGCAGTTTGAGGTGAAGGGTGAAGGAGGCATATTCAGTTTTATTGCCATTGATGACATCACCTACTCGACCCACAGCTGCCCCACAACAG ATAGTGTCTGTGATTTCGAGAAAGGTTTGTGTAGTTGGTCCAACACTCAGAACCCATCTGTAGACTGGTTAGACTGGGACCTGACCAGTGCACAAGCTGAGATGTTCTACAGCACACCACCATATGACCACACACTGCACACAGAAGAAG GACACTTCCTGGTCCTTCCTAACTCCCAGCGGGACACCGCTACCCAGAATGCCTGGCTGCTGAGCCCTCATCTGGCACCAACCAAAGGAACCTGCCTGAGCTTCTGGGTTTATCAGCCAACCATTT ATGACAGCAAACTCACAGTGTGGAGGCTGTCTGAAAAATCCAGACAAGAATTGCTGACGCTGCATGAAGGAGGTGGAAACTGGGACTACTTTAGTGTCAATATCACGTCAGAAACCGAGTACCAG ATTGTACTGGAGGGATTTAAAGGAGAGAAGGGTGTTCTTGCCCTGGATGACATACGGTACACGATTGGGGTGAACTGTGCTGGGCAGATGACTGACAAAA CCCCATCATCATCTAACAACACAGGAACCATTGTGGCCTCTGTTGTATTCGTCATTCTGCTCTTATTGATTCTCGCTGCCTTGCTGGTGTTCTACCTGAGGACTAAACAGAAAGCCAATGCCTCAATACGGGCCTCAAGCGTACATCATATAAGCTGTGCTAGCTTTAGCAATGAACTGTATGATTCTGGAGATACT GAACGTCTGGAGGAGGTGCATAAGAATACAGGACCGTAG
- the phpt1 gene encoding 14 kDa phosphohistidine phosphatase: MKRFSVAVLNFAVVLGFFSAVFAIMSAERLAKIPEVDLDPNGVFKYVLIRVHSTDDDSYVDIVRGYAWAEYHADIYDRVAGELERGGGLDCECLGGGRIKHDRDAKKIHVYGYSMGFGRAKHSVSTEKIKTHYPDYEVTWADEGY, from the exons ATGAAGCGCTTTTCTGTTGCTGTTCTAAACTTTGCTGTCGTGTTAGGATTTTTCAGTGCTGTTTTTGCAATAATGTCAGCCGAACGTCTCGCTAAAATCCCAGAGGTTGATTTAGATCCCAATGGTGTCTTCAAATACGTCCTCATACGGGTTCACAGCACAGACGATGATTCATATGTTGATATTGTGAGAGGATACGCATGGGCCGAATACCATG CTGATATCTATGACCGTGTGGCTGGAGAACTGGAGAGAGGGGGAGGATTGGATTGTGAGTGTCTCGGAGGTGGAAGAATCAAACATGACAGAGACGCAAAGAAGATCCACGTCTACGGTTATTCTATG GGATTCGGGAGAGCAAAGCATTCTGTTTCCACAGAGAAGATAAAAACCCATTACCCAGACTATGAGGTGACCTGGGCAGATGAAGGGTATTGA